GAAAATCCTTTACTTGGGGTAAGTACAGACTCTTTCTTGATAAATATCCACTACCATCACCAAGAATTAAAGTGAATATATACGATTTAAGAAAAGAGATTAGCTACATTCTGTAAATGATGACTAGGAGGAGCCGTGTGCGTTAATAGCGCAAGCACGGTTCTGTGAGGGGGGAGAAACACAATCTACCGCAAGGTAGAGAGGTTCTCTTCTACTCGACTTGTTTAAATAGAATCTTTTAAAACAATAAATGCATGAATTCCAAAGAAGGAGATTCATGCATTTATTGTTTTTTCATGTATCATTCTAAAACGCTTTATATCTTCTCTTGGTGGTAACCCAAACATCCGAGAATATTCACGACTGAATTGAGAAGGACTTTCATAACCAACCCTAAATGCTACATCGGATGCATCTGAAGACTCAGATAATAACAAACGGCGTGCTTCTTGAAGTCTCAGATGTTTTTGGTATTGAATCGGACTCATAGCAGTAACCTCTTTAAAATGCTTGTGTAGCGTTGCTACACTCATACTTGCTATTTCCGCAAGTTCTTCAACCCTGATTGTTCTTTCAAAGTTGTTCATAATATGTTCGATAACATCTTTGATACGTAAGGTACTACTCCCCTGTACTGCGATTTGTTGCAATGTAGCCCCTTGTTCTCCGTTCAGTACCCTATATAGAATTTCCTCCTTGAACAAAGGTGCAAGTACAGGAATATCCTGTGGATTGTCTAGTAAACGTACTAATCGGATCACAGCATCCAACAAAGGCGAATCTATACGGCTAACATACATAGCTCGTTTAGTGGTGCCTTTGGACTGGACAAATAACTCTGAATCCCTTAAAACATCTAATATTTCACTTGGGTTAAACTCAAGTTTGAAAGCTAAATATGGAGATTCGGGAGTGGCTTGGATGACCTGACCAGTTATAGGCAAATCAACTGATGCTATAAGGTAATCTGAAGGTCCGTACTTATAGCTTTCCCGTCCCAATAATATCTCTTTATCACCTTGGACGGTAATACACAAGGAAGGGTTGTGAACTCCATAATTTGGACCTGTAACATCGGAGAAACGAGACAAAAATAAATATGGAATAGTTGTAGAATAATATCCATCCTGACCCGTGTGCCTTTCAACTAAGTCAGCAAGTGTTTCTTGCTTTAAAGGTAATTCTTTAAACATAATATCATTCCCCCGTTAGGTGATTATTTAAATCTTGCTACATATTCATAGGATTTATAAATGGGATTAAGAGGATTAGGCAAATGTTTAAGATTAATTTGATAACGGTGGCTTTTGAGTCTGCTGCATAATAAGTTTATGCCACTGTAATACTCTTACTATCAAAATAGATAAATAAGCAAATAGGAGGAATTATTTATGCAAAAAGTAACATTAAACAATGGTGTTGAGATGCCTATTCTTGGCTTTGGGGTTTTTCAAATTCAGGATGAAAACGAATGTGAACAAGCTGTATATGATGCAATTATGGCAGGCTATCGTCTAATCGATACAGCTGCTTCCTATCTAAACGAAGAAGCTGTCGGTATAGCAATCAAGAGAAGTGGTGTTCCAAGAGAAGAATTATTTATTACTACAAAACTTTGGGTTCAGGATGCTGGTTATGAAAGCACAAAGAAAGCATTCACAAAATCACTCGAAAGACTTCAATTAGATTATTTAGATTTATACTTGATTCATCAGCCATTTGGTGATGTATATGGTTCATGGCATGCAATGGAAGAATTGTACCGAGATGGAAAGGTTAGGGCAATTGGAGTAAGTAATTTCCATCCAGATCGTTTAGTTGATTTAATTATTCATAATGAGGTAGCTCCTGCCGTAAATCAAGTTGAAACTCATGTCTTTAACCAGCAAATCGAAAGTCAAAACATTATGATAGAGAACAATGTTCAGATAGAGTCATGGGGACCGTTTGCTGAAGGGAAAAATAACATGTTCCAGAACGAATTATTAGTATCAATAGCAGAAAAGTATAATAAATCTGTTGCGCAGGTTGTCTTACGATGGTTGACACAAAGAGGTGTCGTGGCGATTCCGAAGTCTGTTCGTAAGGAAAGAATCGAAGAAAATATCAATATTTTCGACTTCGAATTAAGTCCAGAGGATATGGAAAGAATCGCAACGTTAGATACGAAAGAGAGCTTATTCTTTTCACATAGAGATCCTGCAATGGTGAAAGGGATTGGTACTCATAAAATTCATGACTAATTTTCATCGTAAAGTTAAAAAAACAAGGGATTTCCTTAGGGAAAACCTTGTTTTTTTATATTAAAATCAACTCTTATTCAACAATCGGGGGCGTTTGCTGCATAATGTGGTAGCTCGCTTCATTAATAATCATATTAACTTTTTATTTTGTTTAAGGGGTAAACCAATGAAAAAAAGAATTAGGAAAAAGCTTAATAAGAGGAACAGAGAAGAATTAGTCAAAGCCATTTATGAAGGTCATTTTAGAAAAGTGAAATTGTTAGTTCGAAGTAATTCAAGTGCAGATAACAAAGACGAGGATGGATGGACCCCACTCCATTGGGCAACACAAGTATGCCAAATGGAGATTATCCAATACCTTTTGTCTAAGGGAGCTAACATCAATACCAGGGATATTAACGGCTTTTCTCCGTTGTATCAAGCAGCCTCTGAAGGTCGTTATAAAAACCATTTCTAAGGACTTTGAAGCCACATATAACATTGACTTGAATATGATATTCAACAATCGGGGACGATTGCTTAACAAAGTGTCGCCTCTTCTTATTAGTAAAGGGCAGTTTAATGGAGCAAGCGGATTCTGAAGTTCTTCTACATAAGGGCCATTTAATGGAATAAATCTAACCGTTTCTAGAGGAAACGGTCAGATTGACGAGAGAAAGTTTATTCACTCGTATTTCTTTAAAACAATAGCTGCATTATGACCTCCGAAACCAAATGAGTTAGATAGACCCGTATTTATTTTCACTTGGCGAGCAACAGATGGTACATAATCTAGATCACATAATGGATCAGGATTTTCTAAGTTAATTGTTGGAGGAACTATCCCTTCCTTTATGCTCATTGCTAAAGCAATTGCTTCAACTCCACCAGCTGCCCCTAACATATGACCAAGCATAGATTTATTAGCTGTTACTGGAATCTGATAAGCTTGTTTTCCAAACAGCTGCTTAATAGCCATCGTTTCAGAGATGTCCCCCACTTTTGTACTTGTTGCATGGGCACTAATAACATCAATTTCTTCAGGCGATAAATTGGCATTTTTTAAAGCTGATCTCATTGCAAGATAGGCACCTTTACCTTCCGGATGTGTAGCTACGATATGGTGTGCGTCTGAACTTGCACCATATCCAATAACTTCTGCATAAATCTTTGCGTCTCTACGTAAAGCATGAGATAAAGATTCTAAGATTAGAATTCCAGCTCCTTCTGACATGACAAATCCGTCTCGATTTTCATCAAATGGACGACTAGCTTTAGTAGGCTCATCGTTTCTTGTTGATAGTGCTGTAGCATTACCAAAGCTTGCTATTGATAAATCTGTTATAGCTGCCTCCGTTCCACCCGCAAACACAACGTCAACTTCTCCATAACGAATTAATCTAAAGGCTTCTCCAATAGCTGTATTTCCAATTGCACAAGCAGAAACAGGCGACATAGAAGGCCCCATCGCGTTCCACTTGATACTAATTTGTGCTGCTGCAGCATTAGAAATCATAGCAGGTACTAGGGTCGGGCTGACTCTTCTTGGCCCCTTCTGCCTAAGCGCATCAATATTTTCAATGAAGGTTTCAATTCCACCTATACCTGAACCTACGTATACGCCAAACCTTTCTACATCTATACGATCGAGGTCTAACTCAGAATCTGCCCAAGCTTGTTCAGCTGCAGCCAAAGCAAATTGAGAAAAGCGATCTAAACGTCTTGCTTCGTTCTTTCCTAAAACTTCATCTGCATCAAAATCTTGGACGATACCTGCAATTTTTGTTTTATGATTAGTAACATCAAATGTATCAATAGTGGATATACCAGATTCCCCGTTAATCAGATTGTTCCAAAATGTTTTGATGTTGTTTCCTATAGGAGACACTACTCCCATACCGGTAATCACAACTCTTTCCACTTTTCATCCCTCCAAATCAATAATTTACTTGTATTTTACATCTCTTTTATCCTATTACAAGGGATAGTTTATCCTGGTATAATTACTACTAGGTTAAATTGATAAGATGAGGAGTTTTAAAAATGAATGATCAAACTAGGCTTGAAGCTTTGTCGACATTCTTAAAAGCTAAGCGTGCCCAAATTAAGCCAGAGTCTATTGGTTTGCCTGCCGGAACCCGGAGAAGGACACCTGGGTTACGAAGAGAAGAGGTTGCACAATTAGCAGGTGTTAGTACCACTTGGTATACATGGCTAGAGCAAGGAAGAGATATAAAAGTTTCTTCAATCGTACTTGATTGTATTTCTGCAGCTCTACAATTAAATAATGATGAAAGAGACTACATATATGACCTAGCATTAGAGGCAAAATCAGAAATTACCCATCAAGAAAAGGATCAATCAGAGCTTAGCCCTTCTTTAAAGCGAATACTAGCTGAATTAATATATTGTCCGACTATCATTACGGATCGACATTGCCATATTGTGGGCTGGAATCCTGCAGCTGCTCATGTTTTTTTAGATTTTGAACGAATACCGAATGATCAAAGAAATTTGATTCGTTTAGTGTTCACTAGAAAAGAATTAAAAGCATTGGCCGTCAATTGGGAACATTTTGCGAAAGGTTTTCTTGCTATTTTCCGTACCTATTATGGACACTATTTAGGCGATGAATGGTACAACCAATTTATTAAAGAAATGAGTCATTCACATTCAGAATTCCAGGATTTATGGCAAGAAAGTCAAGTGAGTAAGGCTCCAGAAATGGTAATTGAATTTAGACATGCTAAAGCAGGCAAAATGTTGTTTAATTTAACTTCTCTTCAAGTTCAAGGTGATATGGATTTGCGGTGCAGTATCTATACACCAGTAGAGGAAACAGATACAGAAAATAAATTAAAGCGATTAATGAAGAGGGTTTCCGTTGAAAATTAATAAAGTAATTTCATTACACTAGCGAAATGATACTGATTACTTAACGAAGTTATTATTCCTTTTGGTAAAAAGAGTTAACTTTACTGTTGTCCTCTTGTTCTGCCATGATGCTTTGAAAATACTGAACTTCTATATTGAAAAGAGATCAGTAAATTATGTAGTAGATGTCGATATTAAAGGATTCTTTGACAACGTTGAGCACAAATGGATGATGGAGTTCTTAAAACTTCGAATCGCTGACCCTAACCTACTAAGAATAATTGGTAGGTTTCTTAAAGGTGGATACATGGAGGAAAGTAAGAAATACAAAACAGACAATGGCACACCGCAAGGTGGAGTAATATCTCCGGTATTAGCCAATGTGTATCTCCATTATGCCCTCGACTTATGGTTTGAGAAAAAGGTCAAGAAACAATGCAAGGGACAGGCATATATAGTAAGGTATGCAGATGATTTTGTGTGGTGTTTTCAATATCAGAGCGAAGCTCAGGAATTCTTCCAATCATTAAAATTTAGATTAAAGAAATTTAACTTGGAAATTGCCGAGGATAAAACCAAAATTATTCCCTTCGGGCGTTGTGCCGAAAAATATGAAAAGCAAAAGGGAAATAGTAAACCAGCAACCTTTGATTTCCTAGGCTTTACACACTATTGTGGGAAAAGTAAACAAGGGAAATTTCGGGTGAAACGGAAATCGAGTAGAAAGAAAGTCCAAGGTAAATTAAAAGAGTCTAAAGAATGGCTGAAGAAGAATAGAAATAAAGATATTCAAATGATCATGGACAGATTTAGACGCTCGCTTATAGGTTATTACAACTATTATTGCATCACTGATAATACCCAAAATGTTACCAACTTCAAAGACAAAATCGAGACCTTACTGTTTAAATGGCTCAATAGAAGAAGTCAAAGGAAATCCTTTACATGGGATAAATTCAGACTATTTCTTGATAAATATCCACTACCTTCACCAAGAATTAAAGTGAATATATATGATTTAAGAAAAGAGATTAGCTACATTCTGTGAATGATGACTAGGAGGAGCCGTGTGCATTAATAGTGCAAGCACGGTTCTGTGAGGGGACGGAGTGCAATTTACCGTAAGGTAGAAAGGCTCCCTTCTACTCGACTTCTGCAGCAAGAATTGTGATCTTTCTTTATGTTAAGGGCCATTTTCTTGAATAAGAAGTTGCATAAAATCCCACTTTTTTATACAGCCACCAGGTGCGCTTGAGTGTGCGCAAACTTTTATTAATGATAAAATCCTGCATAAACAGTAAATAGTGACAGGTTGAACCCCTTAGTTCCCAAGGTGTTTTATAAGAGGGAGCTTCTGTTAGGACATATTATGTCAACCTAATATATTAACATATATACATAATTTTTGTTCTTTTTTGGAAATATAAAATTGTACCGTTTATAAGAAATAGCGTGGAAAAATGAGAAGTAATGAACTTTCTGAAAGTAGTAACCCTGAATTGTGAATAAGGAAGTGACCAGCAATGATTACCAGTTTTAAAGACCGAATCACGACTGAGCAAGTAACTGTTATTGTAATCAATGCTATATTCGGGGTAGGAATCCTCACCTTGCCCAGAACTGCAGTAGAGAAGGTGAAAACCCCAGATATATGGATCAGCGTTATTTTAGGCGGTCTGATCGCGATGATCGCAGGAGTGATCATTGTTAAATTAAGCCAACAGTTTCCCGGAAAAACCTTTTATGAATACAGTCAAGAAATTGTTGGTAAATGGGTTGGAGGGTTACTTAGTCTGCTTATTGTATGTTATTTTTTTACAGCTTGTGGGTTTCAAGTCCGAGCGCTAGCAGAAGTATCGAATTTTTTTTTGTTGGAAGGCACCCCTACCTGGGCAATCATAATGCCATTTATGTGGGTAGGTCTGTATCTGATCATTAGCGGAATAAATCCAATCGCCCGAATATTTGAAATTATCTTGCCTATTACCGTCATCTTTTTTATAATTGTTGCCTTTATGAGCTTCAAAATATTTGAAATTGATAATCTACGCCCGGTTCTAGGGCAGGGAGTGATACCGGTACTAAAAGGAGTACAGACAACTGGTCTATCATACACTGGTTTTGAAACCATTTTGTTCCTTTTGCCATTTATGAAAGAACCAAAGAAAGCAGTAAAAGCCGTTCTAATTGGAATTGCTTTACCGTTGATTTTTTATTTGATGACAGTCGTGATGGTCATCGGAGCATTTTCCGTCGATGGAGTAGTTACAAGAACATGGCCGACGCTTGATCTCATGCGAAGTTTTGAAATTCCCGGTTTGATCTTTGAACGGTTTGAGTCTTTATTGCTCGTGATATGGATTATGCAAATGTTTTCTTCCTTTACGATCTTCTACTATGGTGCTGCTTTAGGACTGGCTCAACTCTTCAAAAAAAGCATTCGTCCATTTATGTATGGCTTGCTTCCGGCTATCTACATCATTGCCATGATTCCGAAAAATATCAATGATATGTTTAAATTAGGGGATTTACAGGGCAATGTCGCGTTGTATTTATTCGGTTTACTGCCACTGGTGCTTCTAATGGTCTCGCGATGGAAGGTTAGAAAACATGAAGTAAAGTCATAACAATTTACGGTTTCTTTTGGTTTCGTTGTTGGTTCTTTTTCTCCTATCTCTTACCATAGATTTCTAATAAAGCGACTTCCGATAACTATTTTCATGTAAAATAGGCAGACAAGTTTATTCCGCAATCGGGCTATATTGTTGAGTAACTTATTTTCAAAAATGGATATATAAGTAAATGTCGGTATGAGATTGTGAAGAAATGTACTTAAAGTAACGGAGCAGGATAGTTTAATAAGTACAATAATATCGTCCTACGTATTTATTGCTTGTTTTTGAGGGAAAGTCAGGTAATTTAGATTAAAACGTATGCAAATGTCGCTCTTGTTTGGAATAGCAGAGATGTAACTAGCCCTATTATTAAAGAAAATGCAGAAATTTGCCAAAAGACCTGTCCGAATTTCAAAGGATTTAGCGGTGAAATGGAGGAAACTTCAGAAGTATTTAACAGCTTTTTTAAGAATGGAAAGTATGAGTTTAAAAAGTATCAAAATGATTTGCTATTTGATTATGAAGGATTTTTAGGAAGGAATTTATCAGCGTCCTATGCTCCGAAAAAAAATGACGAAGAGTATGGAACTATTTATTTTGAAGAAGCCTACGTTAGAAAACTGATCGTTCTTCTTGCGTAAAAGATTTTTATGTATTATAATGTAATTGATCAATCACTAACTATTGTTGAAGCAGGTGTTTTATGTTGACTAGACCAAAAAAAGAGGAACGCAGGGAAGATATTCTTGAGGCTAGTTTGGAAGTATTTTCCGAAAACGGCTATTATAATACAACTACTGCACTCATTGCAGAAAAAGCTGGAATATCACAACCATATGTTTTTAGATTTTTTAAAACAAAAGAGGAGTTATTCATAGCAGCTCTTGATCGTGCATATGAAAGGATACTCCAAACGTTTAAAAATGTAGAGGCAGAGCCTGAGCAATTGGTCACCAAAATGATTGAAGCTTATGAAGAGTTATCTGTGTCACATCCTAATGAAATTGAGCTGCAAGTCATTGGACTTTCAATCACAGAAGAAACCATAAAAAAGTCTACAAAATCAGGTCTTTCTAGTATTAGGAACTACATTTTGGAAAGGTTTCATTCAGCAGGTA
The window above is part of the Metabacillus dongyingensis genome. Proteins encoded here:
- a CDS encoding aldo/keto reductase — its product is MQKVTLNNGVEMPILGFGVFQIQDENECEQAVYDAIMAGYRLIDTAASYLNEEAVGIAIKRSGVPREELFITTKLWVQDAGYESTKKAFTKSLERLQLDYLDLYLIHQPFGDVYGSWHAMEELYRDGKVRAIGVSNFHPDRLVDLIIHNEVAPAVNQVETHVFNQQIESQNIMIENNVQIESWGPFAEGKNNMFQNELLVSIAEKYNKSVAQVVLRWLTQRGVVAIPKSVRKERIEENINIFDFELSPEDMERIATLDTKESLFFSHRDPAMVKGIGTHKIHD
- a CDS encoding spore germination protein, whose protein sequence is MITSFKDRITTEQVTVIVINAIFGVGILTLPRTAVEKVKTPDIWISVILGGLIAMIAGVIIVKLSQQFPGKTFYEYSQEIVGKWVGGLLSLLIVCYFFTACGFQVRALAEVSNFFLLEGTPTWAIIMPFMWVGLYLIISGINPIARIFEIILPITVIFFIIVAFMSFKIFEIDNLRPVLGQGVIPVLKGVQTTGLSYTGFETILFLLPFMKEPKKAVKAVLIGIALPLIFYLMTVVMVIGAFSVDGVVTRTWPTLDLMRSFEIPGLIFERFESLLLVIWIMQMFSSFTIFYYGAALGLAQLFKKSIRPFMYGLLPAIYIIAMIPKNINDMFKLGDLQGNVALYLFGLLPLVLLMVSRWKVRKHEVKS
- a CDS encoding reverse transcriptase domain-containing protein, which codes for MKILNFYIEKRSVNYVVDVDIKGFFDNVEHKWMMEFLKLRIADPNLLRIIGRFLKGGYMEESKKYKTDNGTPQGGVISPVLANVYLHYALDLWFEKKVKKQCKGQAYIVRYADDFVWCFQYQSEAQEFFQSLKFRLKKFNLEIAEDKTKIIPFGRCAEKYEKQKGNSKPATFDFLGFTHYCGKSKQGKFRVKRKSSRKKVQGKLKESKEWLKKNRNKDIQMIMDRFRRSLIGYYNYYCITDNTQNVTNFKDKIETLLFKWLNRRSQRKSFTWDKFRLFLDKYPLPSPRIKVNIYDLRKEISYIL
- a CDS encoding AraC family transcriptional regulator, with the protein product MFKELPLKQETLADLVERHTGQDGYYSTTIPYLFLSRFSDVTGPNYGVHNPSLCITVQGDKEILLGRESYKYGPSDYLIASVDLPITGQVIQATPESPYLAFKLEFNPSEILDVLRDSELFVQSKGTTKRAMYVSRIDSPLLDAVIRLVRLLDNPQDIPVLAPLFKEEILYRVLNGEQGATLQQIAVQGSSTLRIKDVIEHIMNNFERTIRVEELAEIASMSVATLHKHFKEVTAMSPIQYQKHLRLQEARRLLLSESSDASDVAFRVGYESPSQFSREYSRMFGLPPREDIKRFRMIHEKTINA
- a CDS encoding helix-turn-helix transcriptional regulator, translating into MNDQTRLEALSTFLKAKRAQIKPESIGLPAGTRRRTPGLRREEVAQLAGVSTTWYTWLEQGRDIKVSSIVLDCISAALQLNNDERDYIYDLALEAKSEITHQEKDQSELSPSLKRILAELIYCPTIITDRHCHIVGWNPAAAHVFLDFERIPNDQRNLIRLVFTRKELKALAVNWEHFAKGFLAIFRTYYGHYLGDEWYNQFIKEMSHSHSEFQDLWQESQVSKAPEMVIEFRHAKAGKMLFNLTSLQVQGDMDLRCSIYTPVEETDTENKLKRLMKRVSVEN
- the fabF gene encoding beta-ketoacyl-ACP synthase II — protein: MERVVITGMGVVSPIGNNIKTFWNNLINGESGISTIDTFDVTNHKTKIAGIVQDFDADEVLGKNEARRLDRFSQFALAAAEQAWADSELDLDRIDVERFGVYVGSGIGGIETFIENIDALRQKGPRRVSPTLVPAMISNAAAAQISIKWNAMGPSMSPVSACAIGNTAIGEAFRLIRYGEVDVVFAGGTEAAITDLSIASFGNATALSTRNDEPTKASRPFDENRDGFVMSEGAGILILESLSHALRRDAKIYAEVIGYGASSDAHHIVATHPEGKGAYLAMRSALKNANLSPEEIDVISAHATSTKVGDISETMAIKQLFGKQAYQIPVTANKSMLGHMLGAAGGVEAIALAMSIKEGIVPPTINLENPDPLCDLDYVPSVARQVKINTGLSNSFGFGGHNAAIVLKKYE
- a CDS encoding TetR/AcrR family transcriptional regulator yields the protein MTRPKKEERREDILEASLEVFSENGYYNTTTALIAEKAGISQPYVFRFFKTKEELFIAALDRAYERILQTFKNVEAEPEQLVTKMIEAYEELSVSHPNEIELQVIGLSITEETIKKSTKSGLSSIRNYILERFHSAGIPNSEKEVTTFLARGILCNISYFIDFPELIDGKGK
- a CDS encoding ankyrin repeat domain-containing protein codes for the protein MVARFINNHINFLFCLRGKPMKKRIRKKLNKRNREELVKAIYEGHFRKVKLLVRSNSSADNKDEDGWTPLHWATQVCQMEIIQYLLSKGANINTRDINGFSPLYQAASEGRYKNHF